The genomic window GGGTCATTGAATACATGTTTTCTTGCCTCTTCTTCTGAGTGCGTATCCCAAAAATTATTGTCTCCATTTGTAAAAAATTGGAACCTCAATTGTTCTTTAACCGTTATAAGGGCTCCGCTAAATATTGTCATAAATTTAACTTTGTTATTTTTCTCTGCGGTCAATGGAATTATCCATCCAGCTTGGCTGCCTCCTATTAAACCTATTGGTATTTTATCATTTGATAAATATTTAGACAAACTATTTACGGCAGCACTGGCATCTAAAGACAAAAGATTTAGATTGGAGAAATCAACATTGTTAGTTCCTACTTCAGGTCCGGCATATACACCGCCTGATTCTCCGACTCCGCGTTTGTCATACGTTAAAACTGCAATTCCATCATTAGCTAGAGTTGCAGCAAAGTTTATCATTCTTTTTTCTTGTCCAGATCCATGAATAATCACAACGGCTGCCTGTGTTTTTTTAGGTGTAAAAATAGTACCAGAGAGTGAAATTCCTTCACTAACAAATTTTATTTCCTTCTTAGTAAAGGCTGGCTGGATTGCTGATGCATAATCAGTAACAAAAAACAACAACAATAAAAGAGAATAGCTGCATGTTTTTTTTGCTCTTAAAAAGTGTTTGAAAACTAACTTTTCTTTTTTCATTTTTATAGTTGATATTTCTTATCAAAATAATTCTTTAAAACGCCAACCTGAATCAAAATCATAAAAGGAACAATTAAAACAGCATACATTATATTTTTGGAGAAATGAATTCCCGAAAACGCAGTTGTAATTTTGTCTGTATAGACTTTTCCAATTTCCAAATTGTTTTCTGAAACTGAAAAGAAAGATAAATAAATTACCAACGCAACTATGGCAGTTCCAATGAAAATCCAAACGGGTTTAGAAATCAAAGGCTTGTATGCTTTAAGTTTTCTTTGTTCTAAAACCAGAACTTCACTCATTATTTTGGAAGTAAAATCTATAGATGGTGACTGCAGTTTTTCCTCAGCCATCATTTTATCAATAAGTTGTTCCATATTTTTATCGCTCTCTTTCATAACATTCTATTATTTCTGGTTCTAACTGCTGTCTCAAAATTACGGCTAATTTTTGTCTGCTTCTAAATAATTTTACTTTCGCATTGTTTGCCGATATATTCATTATTTTTCCGATTTCTTCCAAATTCTGATCATCAAAATAAAATAAAGTCAAAAGGAAATTTTCGTCACTTGGTAATAAATTTAAACATTTTTGAATCGTCTGCTTTCGTTCTTTTTCTTCTAAAGCGCTCAAAGCATTGTCCATTGTTTTAATTAAATGCGAAGAAAAATCATCTATAGAAATATTTAAATCGTCTTTTTTACTTTTCTTCAATCTGTCGAGGCAGGTATTGTAAGCAATTTTATAAATCCATGTCGAAAATTTAGAATCCCCTTTAAATTTAGAAAGAGAACTATAGATCTTGATAAAAGTATCTTGTGCAACTTCTTCTGCCTCTTCTCGGTTTTTAACCATTTTGAGTGCCAAGGTAAAGATCATATCCTTATAACGATCTACAAGAACGGCAAAAGCATTGGTGTCGCCTTGCAGAACTTTGTCGATATAATGTTGATCATTTATTGTACTCATATTATATAGGACGACAGTTTATTTGTTTAGGTTACAAGAATTTTAAAAAATAAATTTCAATTTTTAAACTCCAAATTCCAATTGGCTTTCTGAACTTGGTCAAAGTTTTAAACTTTGACCAAGTTTGTACCGTGAAAATACATTCAAAATTAACTGATTATCAGTGTATTTTGGGATTTGGGATTTAAAAATTGAAAATTTTTGCCAAAACTTGTAACCTGAATTTGAAAACCTTCGTCATATGGAGTATCAATCAATTAAAAACGTAAATATTATGGACAAAATTTTTATTCCAATCAGCTTTTTCTTAATGATCTTCGGGATCGTTTATTTAATTTATTCAACTAGAAACAGGGAACGTTTGGCACTTATAGAAAAAGGTGTCGATGCCAGCATCTTTATGCAGGGAAAAGGAAACGGAGTACCAGCCTGGAAAATCTTTGTGGTAAATCTGGCATTCTTATTAATAGGCAGCGGAGTGGGAATTTTTATTGCCTTATTAATTACCACTTATACTTCT from Flavobacterium fluviale includes these protein-coding regions:
- a CDS encoding alpha/beta hydrolase family protein, which codes for MKKEKLVFKHFLRAKKTCSYSLLLLLFFVTDYASAIQPAFTKKEIKFVSEGISLSGTIFTPKKTQAAVVIIHGSGQEKRMINFAATLANDGIAVLTYDKRGVGESGGVYAGPEVGTNNVDFSNLNLLSLDASAAVNSLSKYLSNDKIPIGLIGGSQAGWIIPLTAEKNNKVKFMTIFSGALITVKEQLRFQFFTNGDNNFWDTHSEEEARKHVFNDPDKYEFIDTDPKDILAKLSIPGIWIFGGKDIQVPVKLSIEYLDVLKSKGKHYEYKLFPNLGHNTAFSDSEEPMKDAINWIKSIK
- a CDS encoding RNA polymerase sigma factor, yielding MSTINDQHYIDKVLQGDTNAFAVLVDRYKDMIFTLALKMVKNREEAEEVAQDTFIKIYSSLSKFKGDSKFSTWIYKIAYNTCLDRLKKSKKDDLNISIDDFSSHLIKTMDNALSALEEKERKQTIQKCLNLLPSDENFLLTLFYFDDQNLEEIGKIMNISANNAKVKLFRSRQKLAVILRQQLEPEIIECYERER
- a CDS encoding DUF6249 domain-containing protein, whose protein sequence is MDKIFIPISFFLMIFGIVYLIYSTRNRERLALIEKGVDASIFMQGKGNGVPAWKIFVVNLAFLLIGSGVGIFIALLITTYTSLNDGAVYPSIIFIMAGIGLLTGFKTAKDLDKE